A genome region from Methanobacterium bryantii includes the following:
- a CDS encoding HsdM family class I SAM-dependent methyltransferase, with the protein MTNEKITDLFIAKLLDKSEIEYIPNDGIVKEVKNALKTASKNKLGNHGFPEFTAKSEEFILVIEDKGDLEKQAIYEDEEENILSKDLNAVKNYAENGALHYAQQIVAQTNFKKVFAFGCSGDEKHHKIRPIYVDENGYKILPEVENFENFTKENINGYYKEQVLGETPKEIQEKEDIISNAKDLHEHLRNYGALGETEKALVVSAILLALDDKDNENLLITLTGSTTKTDGEKIFDALEVHLKNAEVEPGTKTEVILNQFNIIKDRNKLNQEHRDLGKTPLKYFTEYIKENIFDAAKDHSSEDILGQFYGEFIRYSGGDGQSLGVVLTPPHITELFCDLLEIKPSDVIFDPCCGTGSFLLAGMHKMLQNAETKDDRKQIKKKQIHGIEEREDMFSIATTNMILRGDGKSNLILDDFLKTDPDDLREKRFTVGLLNPPYSQRKNKDTAHLSEIHFVDHLLDSLSENARCAVIVPQSAMIGKNIEDKQVKENILKNHTLEGVITLNTDTFYGIGVHPCIALFTAHIPHPIEKYCKFINFKDDGFTVSKHVGLIETERAKEKKKHLLDCWLHDAPAETNFMVKTQIKHDDEWLHSFYYFNDEIPTPEDFDNSMTDYLTFEFNMILQDKDHLFLEEDEND; encoded by the coding sequence ATGACAAACGAAAAGATTACTGATCTTTTTATAGCTAAACTCTTAGATAAATCGGAAATTGAATATATTCCTAATGATGGAATCGTTAAAGAAGTTAAAAATGCTCTAAAAACCGCGTCAAAAAATAAATTAGGGAATCATGGTTTTCCAGAATTCACTGCTAAATCTGAAGAATTTATACTTGTTATTGAAGATAAAGGAGATCTTGAAAAACAAGCAATATACGAAGATGAAGAAGAAAATATTTTATCTAAGGATCTAAATGCTGTGAAAAATTATGCTGAAAATGGCGCATTACATTATGCTCAACAAATTGTAGCTCAAACCAATTTTAAAAAAGTATTTGCCTTTGGTTGTAGTGGTGATGAAAAGCACCATAAAATAAGACCAATATATGTTGATGAAAATGGGTATAAAATTTTACCAGAAGTAGAGAACTTTGAAAACTTCACTAAAGAAAATATAAATGGATACTATAAGGAACAAGTTTTAGGCGAAACTCCAAAAGAAATACAAGAAAAAGAAGACATTATTAGCAACGCAAAAGACTTGCATGAACACTTAAGAAACTATGGGGCTTTAGGAGAAACCGAGAAAGCTTTAGTTGTATCAGCTATTTTATTAGCATTAGATGATAAAGATAATGAAAATTTATTAATTACTCTAACAGGGAGTACAACTAAAACTGATGGGGAAAAAATATTTGATGCTCTTGAAGTTCATTTGAAAAATGCAGAAGTAGAACCTGGAACTAAGACAGAGGTTATTCTAAACCAATTTAACATAATAAAAGATAGAAACAAATTAAATCAAGAACATCGGGACTTAGGTAAAACTCCCTTAAAATATTTCACAGAATATATAAAAGAAAATATATTCGATGCAGCTAAAGATCATTCATCTGAAGATATTTTAGGACAATTTTATGGAGAATTTATTCGATATAGTGGAGGGGATGGTCAATCATTAGGAGTTGTTCTAACACCTCCCCACATTACTGAGCTATTTTGCGATTTATTGGAAATTAAACCATCAGATGTTATTTTTGATCCATGTTGTGGGACAGGATCTTTTTTATTAGCTGGAATGCATAAAATGCTACAGAATGCAGAAACAAAGGACGATAGAAAACAGATTAAGAAGAAGCAGATACATGGTATTGAAGAAAGAGAAGATATGTTTTCCATTGCAACAACAAACATGATTTTACGTGGCGATGGTAAAAGTAACCTCATACTTGATGATTTTTTAAAAACAGATCCTGATGATTTACGTGAAAAAAGATTCACTGTTGGTTTATTAAATCCTCCTTATTCTCAAAGGAAAAATAAAGATACTGCCCATTTGTCAGAAATACATTTTGTAGATCATTTACTTGATTCATTATCAGAAAATGCAAGATGCGCAGTTATTGTCCCTCAATCAGCGATGATTGGTAAAAATATAGAAGATAAACAAGTTAAAGAAAATATTCTTAAAAACCATACATTGGAAGGCGTAATAACTTTAAATACTGATACATTTTATGGAATAGGCGTGCATCCATGTATTGCATTATTCACAGCCCATATTCCTCATCCTATAGAGAAATATTGCAAGTTTATTAACTTTAAAGATGATGGTTTTACTGTAAGCAAGCATGTAGGCCTTATAGAAACAGAACGTGCAAAAGAAAAGAAAAAACATTTATTAGATTGTTGGTTACATGATGCACCTGCTGAAACTAATTTTATGGTTAAAACACAAATAAAACACGACGATGAATGGTTACATTCTTTTTATTATTTTAATGATGAAATACCAACTCCTGAAGATTTTGATAATTCAATGACAGATTATCTGACATTTGAATTTAATATGATATTACAAGATAAAGACCATTTGTTTTTAGAAGAGGATGAAAATGATTAA
- a CDS encoding DUF504 domain-containing protein: protein MVKNVLDMILWHPEMEIEKCKITYVHRGAPGNLKTIEGSCINKVERGFLILKEGTQIPCHRIVKIKCNNKVIWNK from the coding sequence ATGGTAAAGAATGTTTTAGATATGATTCTATGGCATCCAGAAATGGAAATTGAGAAATGTAAAATAACTTATGTGCATAGGGGCGCTCCAGGAAACCTTAAGACCATTGAAGGGAGCTGTATAAATAAAGTAGAACGTGGATTTTTAATATTAAAGGAAGGTACACAGATTCCATGCCATAGAATTGTTAAGATTAAATGCAATAATAAAGTAATATGGAATAAATAA
- a CDS encoding CBS domain-containing ParB/RepB/Spo0J family partition protein, with protein sequence MSESSLVKHYMTKEVITVTPDTPNEEVIKLMKTTGHDGFPVKTNGEVLGMVTAFDLLLKPWDNLVKDIMSTDIVVADQDMSINDAARVMFRMGISRLPVINKEEKLVGIITNTDIVRSHIERSTPMKVNYFKKTLEQLYGVKTKLSRRKVPTARLRPTQNKIYADELQGRTYELKRGLAEPTITVKSGDRYILVDGHHRTVAASHLGYKKIDSYVIELEKDIKLGLEKTADKEGIYSLDDIEIIDDAQHPLIAITGSIRKSIK encoded by the coding sequence ATGAGTGAATCATCCCTTGTAAAGCATTATATGACAAAAGAGGTCATAACAGTAACTCCAGATACCCCAAATGAAGAAGTCATCAAATTAATGAAAACCACAGGACACGACGGATTTCCAGTTAAAACAAATGGTGAAGTATTAGGCATGGTAACTGCCTTCGATTTACTCCTGAAACCATGGGACAATTTAGTTAAAGACATTATGTCAACAGACATAGTGGTTGCAGACCAAGACATGTCCATAAATGATGCTGCCAGAGTAATGTTTAGAATGGGAATATCAAGACTTCCAGTTATAAATAAAGAAGAGAAATTAGTAGGTATAATCACAAATACAGATATTGTGAGATCCCATATTGAAAGATCAACTCCAATGAAAGTGAATTACTTCAAAAAGACATTGGAACAGCTTTACGGGGTTAAAACAAAATTATCAAGGAGAAAAGTACCTACAGCCAGGCTCAGACCAACCCAAAATAAAATATATGCAGATGAACTCCAGGGAAGGACATATGAACTTAAAAGAGGCCTTGCAGAGCCAACCATCACCGTTAAAAGCGGAGATAGATATATTTTAGTAGATGGCCATCACAGAACAGTTGCAGCTTCCCATCTGGGTTATAAGAAAATTGATTCTTATGTAATTGAACTGGAAAAAGATATCAAACTGGGATTAGAAAAAACCGCAGACAAAGAAGGCATATATTCCCTTGATGATATAGAGATAATAGACGATGCACAGCACCCATTGATAGCTATAACCGGCAGCATCAGGAAAAGCATAAAATAA
- the hisE gene encoding phosphoribosyl-ATP diphosphatase → MKDTIIREVYRVLEDRRDNPIDSYTSNIMKDDKKRGEDKILEKVGEEAAEVIIASKNDENLVYESVDLIFHTLLLLVYKGIDIDDIFDEFARRQK, encoded by the coding sequence ATGAAAGATACAATTATAAGAGAGGTCTATCGTGTTTTAGAGGATAGACGTGACAATCCAATTGATTCTTACACTTCAAATATAATGAAAGACGATAAAAAACGGGGTGAAGATAAAATACTTGAGAAAGTGGGCGAAGAAGCTGCAGAAGTTATAATTGCATCTAAAAATGATGAAAATTTAGTTTACGAATCAGTTGATCTTATTTTTCACACTTTACTTCTTCTTGTATACAAAGGCATTGATATTGACGATATTTTTGACGAATTCGCAAGAAGACAGAAATAA
- a CDS encoding inorganic diphosphatase encodes MNLWKELPTGPAAPEVVYAVIEIPKGSRNKYEYNKDIEAFALDRVLYSPFHYPAEYGIIPKTLWDDGDPMDILVIMDQPTFPGCVIETRPVGVMRMIDGDDSDDKILGVPVNDPRFKDVMDISDVPKAFLDEVAHFFTEYKRLEGKTTKVLGWENAENALKAINHSIDLYNKM; translated from the coding sequence ATGAATTTATGGAAGGAACTACCAACCGGACCAGCGGCCCCTGAAGTTGTATATGCAGTAATTGAAATACCAAAAGGATCCAGGAATAAATATGAATATAATAAGGATATAGAAGCTTTTGCACTTGATAGAGTATTATATTCCCCATTTCATTACCCTGCTGAATATGGTATAATACCAAAAACCCTTTGGGATGACGGAGACCCAATGGATATTCTGGTTATTATGGATCAGCCCACTTTTCCGGGATGTGTAATCGAAACTCGTCCAGTGGGAGTAATGAGAATGATAGATGGAGATGACAGCGATGATAAAATACTGGGTGTGCCTGTAAATGATCCAAGGTTTAAAGATGTTATGGATATTTCTGATGTACCCAAAGCCTTTTTAGATGAAGTTGCCCACTTTTTCACAGAATATAAACGGTTAGAAGGAAAAACAACAAAAGTGTTGGGATGGGAAAACGCTGAAAATGCATTAAAAGCTATAAATCATTCTATTGATTTATATAATAAAATGTAA
- the gatB gene encoding Asp-tRNA(Asn)/Glu-tRNA(Gln) amidotransferase subunit GatB, whose protein sequence is MKCGLEIHVQLETDSKLFCDCRTNYQDAPANTNICFVCLNQPGAKPYPPNEDAVNGAIKIALMLGCKIAENETYFMRKHYDYPDLSSGYQRTSIPIGYEGNLNGIRIREVHLEEDPGQYKPDLGVVDFNRSGISLIEIVTEPDMTSPEEARTFLRELIRVLEYSGSARGEGTMRADVNISLEGGKRAEIKNINSIKGAYKALKYEIIRQKNLLRRGVEIKQETRAFLESQMITVPMRLKEEADDYRYIPDPDLPPMVAEDEQVECIKENMPEPPHIKSERFIEEYGIAEEYSKVITSELALADAYEEVAKKIDPLFAALWMRDELKRVLNYNKMGFADSGITTDNIVELLKLIHDKKVTPKAAKKIIEKMPKNKDSPAKIAEGLGLIGVSDEESVLKAVKQAIDENPQAVSDYHEGKKGAMNFLIGQVMRLTRGKADPGETAKFLSEALR, encoded by the coding sequence ATGAAATGCGGACTTGAAATTCACGTTCAGCTTGAAACTGATTCTAAACTTTTCTGTGATTGCCGTACAAATTATCAGGATGCTCCGGCAAACACAAATATTTGTTTTGTCTGTCTTAACCAGCCTGGTGCAAAGCCATATCCACCAAATGAAGACGCAGTTAACGGTGCAATTAAGATAGCTTTAATGCTGGGATGTAAGATAGCGGAAAATGAAACTTACTTCATGAGAAAGCATTATGATTACCCAGATCTTTCATCTGGTTACCAGAGAACATCAATCCCCATAGGGTATGAAGGTAACCTGAACGGTATACGAATTCGTGAAGTTCACCTGGAAGAAGATCCAGGTCAATACAAACCAGATTTAGGAGTGGTAGATTTTAACAGATCTGGAATTTCATTAATAGAAATTGTAACAGAACCAGATATGACCTCTCCTGAAGAAGCAAGGACTTTCCTTCGTGAACTAATAAGGGTATTAGAATACAGCGGCAGCGCCCGTGGAGAAGGAACAATGAGGGCTGATGTTAACATATCCCTCGAAGGCGGGAAGAGAGCTGAAATAAAGAACATAAACTCCATAAAGGGAGCATACAAAGCCCTTAAATATGAAATAATAAGGCAGAAAAATCTCCTTAGAAGAGGAGTGGAAATAAAACAGGAAACAAGAGCATTCCTTGAATCGCAAATGATCACAGTTCCAATGCGTCTTAAAGAAGAGGCTGACGATTACAGGTACATACCCGATCCAGATCTCCCCCCAATGGTAGCGGAAGATGAACAGGTAGAATGTATAAAAGAGAACATGCCAGAGCCTCCTCACATAAAATCAGAACGATTTATTGAGGAATATGGAATAGCAGAAGAATATTCAAAGGTCATTACATCAGAACTCGCACTTGCAGATGCATATGAAGAAGTTGCAAAGAAAATAGATCCTTTATTTGCAGCATTATGGATGAGGGATGAGCTTAAAAGGGTTCTTAACTACAATAAAATGGGATTTGCTGACAGCGGAATAACAACGGATAATATCGTTGAACTCCTGAAGCTTATACATGATAAAAAAGTAACTCCAAAAGCTGCAAAGAAAATAATTGAAAAAATGCCTAAAAACAAGGATTCACCAGCTAAAATTGCGGAAGGGCTTGGTTTAATTGGTGTAAGTGATGAGGAAAGCGTTTTAAAAGCTGTAAAGCAAGCTATAGATGAAAACCCTCAAGCAGTATCTGATTATCATGAAGGCAAAAAAGGGGCAATGAATTTCTTAATAGGGCAAGTCATGAGACTTACTCGTGGAAAAGCAGACCCTGGAGAAACAGCTAAGTTTTTAAGCGAAGCTTTAAGATGA
- the eno gene encoding phosphopyruvate hydratase — protein sequence MSSIIEDVEIRKILDSRGNPTVEVDVLTENGFGRAAAPSGASTGIREVTAFPEDGIDNIMNDFGSRVALELIGIDSQDTNLIDTILKEIDGTDNLSSLGGNIIVAISLATAKAASSSYNMPLYSFLGGNMKNEIPYPLGNMINGGAHAGKNAPDIQEFLVVPVGAKNITEAVFANSRVHKRIGELIKAKDKSFTGGKGDEGGWAPNLTNEDALYIQAKACEEVGDELGIEIRPSMDVAASSLWDDKQEKYVYEREGMLRNSGEQVDFVEDIINTYNMFFMEDPFHENDFNGFTELTRRSGNKCLICGDDIFVTNAELLQKGIDVGAANAIIIKPNQIGTLSDTYKTIKLAKDNGYVPVVSHRSGETTDETIAHLAVAFSCPLIKTGAIGGERIAKLNELIRIEKQMINVTMAKI from the coding sequence ATGAGCAGTATTATTGAAGATGTCGAAATAAGAAAAATTTTGGACAGCAGGGGAAACCCGACTGTAGAAGTAGATGTGTTAACTGAAAATGGCTTTGGAAGAGCAGCGGCACCAAGCGGGGCAAGTACAGGTATACGTGAGGTTACAGCATTTCCAGAAGATGGAATTGACAATATAATGAATGATTTTGGTAGTAGAGTTGCCCTAGAACTTATTGGGATAGATTCACAAGATACAAATCTCATTGATACTATATTAAAAGAAATAGACGGCACTGATAATCTATCTTCTTTGGGGGGCAATATAATAGTTGCAATTTCTCTTGCAACTGCAAAAGCAGCATCTTCCTCTTATAATATGCCTTTGTATAGTTTCCTAGGGGGAAATATGAAAAATGAAATTCCTTATCCCCTTGGAAATATGATAAATGGGGGAGCACATGCTGGTAAAAATGCGCCAGATATACAGGAATTTCTTGTTGTTCCTGTAGGTGCTAAAAATATTACAGAAGCAGTTTTTGCAAACTCAAGGGTGCATAAAAGAATTGGGGAATTAATAAAAGCCAAAGATAAATCTTTCACAGGTGGAAAAGGCGATGAAGGTGGCTGGGCTCCTAATTTGACCAATGAAGATGCCCTTTATATTCAGGCAAAAGCCTGTGAAGAAGTAGGCGATGAACTGGGAATTGAAATAAGGCCATCTATGGATGTTGCAGCAAGCAGTCTGTGGGATGATAAACAGGAGAAATATGTATATGAACGAGAGGGTATGCTGAGAAATAGCGGTGAACAAGTAGATTTTGTTGAAGATATTATCAATACATACAACATGTTTTTTATGGAAGATCCTTTCCATGAAAACGATTTTAATGGATTTACAGAATTAACACGAAGATCTGGAAATAAATGTCTTATTTGTGGTGATGATATATTTGTAACAAATGCAGAACTCCTTCAGAAAGGGATAGACGTAGGTGCTGCAAATGCAATTATCATAAAACCAAACCAGATAGGGACATTAAGTGACACATATAAAACCATAAAACTTGCAAAAGATAATGGTTACGTGCCAGTTGTCTCACATAGATCTGGTGAAACAACAGATGAAACTATAGCCCATTTAGCTGTGGCATTTTCATGCCCTCTTATTAAAACAGGAGCAATAGGTGGAGAAAGAATAGCAAAGCTTAATGAACTCATTAGGATCGAAAAACAGATGATAAATGTCACAATGGCAAAAATTTAA
- a CDS encoding radical SAM protein, with translation MNLINKIKNFETLDLMQEANKITLAEHGNKITLERAIFLSWWCDKGDCLFCYMSSQKPKIKEPQKARRNVNSILAEAELCRRTGMKIEFLSGGYGSYSTEEIRNISREIYRITGEPVWLNIGITKDLEEYGEEIAGITGAVEVANPELHDKICPSKSLEDITEMLEFAGDLGFQKAITVILGLGETPDDLKYLFDMIENVGIDRVTFYSLNPHKETVYENEPQPASLYYAGVVAATRIKFPKLKIITGTWIDNLANMGPLLLSGANGLTKFPLFKMFGTRYGKRVEKEVYWAGRELIGTFTDIDALTKSKSKNPELEPFIQRYVNKCIK, from the coding sequence ATGAATCTCATTAACAAAATTAAAAACTTCGAAACCCTCGATCTCATGCAGGAAGCTAATAAAATTACCCTTGCTGAGCACGGGAACAAAATAACACTTGAACGGGCTATTTTCCTTTCATGGTGGTGTGATAAAGGGGACTGCCTTTTCTGTTACATGTCATCACAGAAACCTAAAATTAAAGAACCTCAAAAAGCCAGGCGAAATGTAAACTCGATTTTAGCAGAAGCTGAGCTCTGCAGAAGGACGGGCATGAAAATTGAATTTTTATCAGGAGGATATGGTTCTTATTCAACTGAAGAAATAAGGAATATTTCACGGGAAATCTACAGAATAACTGGAGAACCTGTCTGGCTAAATATTGGAATTACAAAAGACCTTGAAGAGTATGGAGAAGAAATTGCAGGGATCACAGGGGCTGTAGAAGTTGCAAATCCAGAACTGCATGATAAAATCTGCCCCAGCAAGTCACTTGAAGACATAACTGAAATGCTTGAATTTGCAGGAGACTTAGGGTTTCAAAAGGCCATAACTGTTATTTTAGGCCTTGGAGAAACTCCTGATGATTTAAAATATTTATTTGACATGATAGAAAATGTTGGGATTGATAGGGTTACATTTTACTCATTAAATCCACATAAAGAGACTGTTTATGAAAATGAACCTCAACCGGCTTCCCTTTATTATGCAGGAGTAGTGGCTGCAACCAGAATAAAATTCCCAAAGCTCAAGATAATTACAGGGACATGGATAGATAACCTTGCAAACATGGGCCCTCTGCTTTTAAGCGGGGCAAACGGACTTACTAAATTCCCATTATTTAAAATGTTCGGGACTCGTTATGGAAAAAGGGTTGAAAAAGAAGTTTACTGGGCTGGAAGAGAACTAATTGGTACTTTTACAGATATTGATGCACTTACAAAAAGCAAATCAAAAAATCCTGAGCTTGAGCCTTTTATCCAGCGTTATGTCAATAAATGCATTAAATAA
- the crcB gene encoding fluoride efflux transporter CrcB translates to MLKTEFMNLWLWIGLGGFIGALLRFLLSGIMQSKANVFPLGTLGVNFIGSFFMGFIMYSSEFGGLFSEEARVFLTMGLLGSFTTMSAFSYETFKLLEQNELLLVSINVIGTVLLTIFSIYLGKIAAVSLWKV, encoded by the coding sequence ATGTTAAAAACAGAATTTATGAACCTTTGGCTCTGGATAGGGCTTGGAGGATTTATCGGGGCTCTTTTAAGGTTTTTACTCAGTGGTATAATGCAGTCTAAAGCAAATGTTTTTCCATTAGGTACACTTGGTGTTAACTTCATTGGAAGTTTTTTCATGGGTTTTATAATGTATTCTTCGGAATTTGGAGGACTTTTCAGTGAAGAAGCAAGAGTTTTCTTAACCATGGGATTACTTGGATCATTTACAACGATGTCTGCATTCAGCTATGAAACATTTAAGTTGTTGGAGCAGAATGAATTATTACTGGTAAGTATAAATGTTATAGGAACAGTTTTACTTACAATATTCTCAATTTATCTAGGTAAAATTGCTGCAGTAAGCTTATGGAAGGTCTAA
- a CDS encoding restriction endonuclease subunit S, translating to MINKDFLDLIWKEFYFDQIFEVENGFYNKKPECSNSGRIPFLGATSSDNGITGFSSLEIIEKASKNGHGKNHSLEEKIFEGNCITVTNNGTSMGYAYYQKNEFTCSHDINPLYLKDHELNRYIASFLIVLIEKQKIRFEYSRKWRPERMKKSKILIPVTDEGIPDWIFMESYMKEKEKFLLRKYKSYLEEKLNQININKGEWDGIDISSKKWSEFFISDIGEIDSGKDIYATERLKGDIPYITAKSKDNGVGHFIRNENNTLESNCISVNRNGSVGYAFYHPYKALYSNDCRKIRLNRNKHISLFIANQITSQRGKYGYGYKMGTGRLKRQKIMLPIDDNNNPDWEFIESYMKKLEYEKISKYLNYIENRVK from the coding sequence ATGATTAATAAAGATTTTCTGGATTTAATTTGGAAAGAATTTTATTTTGATCAAATTTTTGAAGTTGAAAATGGTTTTTATAATAAAAAACCAGAATGTTCTAATTCAGGAAGAATCCCTTTTTTAGGTGCAACATCAAGTGATAATGGAATAACAGGTTTTTCTTCTTTAGAAATAATAGAAAAAGCCTCAAAAAATGGGCATGGCAAAAATCATTCATTGGAAGAAAAGATTTTTGAAGGTAATTGTATAACTGTGACAAATAATGGAACATCAATGGGGTATGCATATTATCAAAAAAATGAATTTACATGTAGTCATGATATCAATCCACTTTATTTAAAAGATCATGAACTTAATAGATATATAGCATCGTTTTTAATTGTACTCATTGAAAAACAGAAAATTCGTTTTGAGTATAGTAGAAAGTGGCGACCTGAACGAATGAAGAAATCTAAAATTCTCATACCTGTAACGGATGAAGGTATTCCAGATTGGATTTTTATGGAATCATATATGAAAGAAAAAGAAAAATTTCTACTCAGGAAATATAAATCTTATTTAGAGGAGAAACTTAATCAAATTAATATAAATAAAGGCGAATGGGATGGAATTGATATTTCTTCCAAAAAATGGAGTGAATTTTTTATTTCTGATATTGGAGAAATCGATTCTGGAAAAGATATTTATGCAACTGAAAGACTTAAAGGCGATATTCCTTATATAACAGCAAAATCTAAAGATAATGGTGTTGGTCATTTTATAAGAAATGAAAATAACACTTTAGAATCAAATTGCATATCAGTTAATCGAAATGGATCAGTAGGTTATGCTTTTTATCATCCTTATAAAGCATTATATTCTAATGACTGTAGAAAAATACGATTAAACAGAAATAAACATATTTCACTTTTCATAGCTAATCAAATAACCTCTCAAAGAGGTAAATATGGTTATGGTTATAAGATGGGAACTGGAAGATTAAAAAGGCAAAAAATCATGCTTCCTATCGATGATAATAATAATCCGGATTGGGAGTTTATTGAATCTTATATGAAAAAGTTAGAATACGAAAAAATTAGTAAGTATTTAAATTATATCGAAAATAGGGTTAAATGA
- a CDS encoding tyrosine-type recombinase/integrase — translation MTYRDIENDPCVKDFLRSRRLRESTKKEYLGRLKQYCLFTGKTPTELIDEAEMEQDQGIKSRKRKIKGYILDYIDDFKNNNKADTTTKTHIETIFGFYKAYDIDTPSLRNLFSNNQTNATFEELPELKHIKQAIKACNIRDRAIILLHFSSGMGASEVRHLTCKDFVKAIDEYLDLDSLDKENMFKVAVNLKDKNDLIGTWKIRRYKTNMPYITFNSPESTHAIIDYIFYRYKMNKPVKNINDYLFTTKDNAHITKGNHQKIFMRLNDRVGFGRRAEKRRFFTSHMLRKIFTTSLYKAGVDKLAIDWMLGHKINPVTEAYFKTNEKDLKNNYIKVLHHLTLEKIKVQRIKSEEVKDIVRDLDKKDKEIKMLREENAMTQKIVKDLIETMKMRE, via the coding sequence ATGACTTACAGGGATATTGAAAATGATCCATGTGTAAAAGACTTCCTAAGAAGTAGAAGGCTAAGGGAAAGCACTAAAAAGGAATACTTAGGAAGACTTAAACAATACTGCTTATTTACAGGGAAAACCCCCACAGAATTAATCGATGAAGCAGAAATGGAACAGGACCAAGGAATTAAAAGCCGAAAAAGGAAAATAAAAGGCTACATCCTTGATTATATAGATGACTTTAAAAACAACAATAAAGCAGATACCACCACAAAAACTCATATCGAAACTATTTTTGGATTTTACAAGGCTTATGATATAGATACCCCTAGTTTAAGGAATTTATTCTCTAATAATCAGACTAATGCTACTTTTGAAGAATTGCCCGAATTAAAACACATTAAACAAGCAATCAAAGCATGCAACATTAGAGACCGTGCCATTATTTTACTCCATTTCAGCAGTGGAATGGGGGCCTCTGAAGTAAGACATCTCACATGTAAAGATTTTGTCAAAGCAATAGACGAATATCTTGATTTGGATAGCCTAGACAAAGAAAACATGTTTAAAGTTGCAGTTAACCTCAAAGATAAAAATGACTTAATCGGGACATGGAAAATTCGCAGATATAAAACCAACATGCCTTATATAACATTTAATTCTCCTGAAAGCACACATGCAATCATTGATTATATTTTTTATAGATATAAAATGAATAAACCTGTAAAAAACATTAATGATTATCTTTTTACAACTAAAGACAACGCTCATATCACTAAAGGAAACCATCAAAAGATATTCATGCGATTAAATGATAGAGTTGGCTTTGGACGTCGAGCAGAAAAAAGAAGATTCTTCACTTCTCATATGCTCCGTAAAATATTCACTACTTCTCTTTACAAAGCAGGAGTAGATAAACTAGCTATAGACTGGATGTTAGGGCATAAGATAAACCCAGTTACTGAAGCTTACTTTAAAACCAATGAAAAAGATTTGAAAAATAATTACATCAAAGTATTACATCATTTAACGCTAGAAAAAATTAAAGTTCAGCGAATAAAATCTGAAGAAGTCAAAGACATTGTAAGAGACCTTGATAAAAAAGATAAAGAAATAAAAATGCTTAGAGAAGAAAACGCAATGACTCAAAAAATAGTTAAAGATTTGATTGAGACTATGAAAATGAGAGAATAA
- a CDS encoding DUF190 domain-containing protein, protein MEKKPEFILLRIFIGESDRYGGKPLYRYLLEMFKNEGLAGATVLRGISGFGKSSYIHSMAILQLSTDLPIVIEVVDRKEKIEMIKNKLKGKIEGGLITEEKVNVIFYKSKEE, encoded by the coding sequence ATGGAAAAAAAACCAGAATTTATCTTGCTTAGGATATTTATAGGGGAATCTGATAGATATGGAGGAAAGCCACTGTATAGATATCTCCTTGAAATGTTTAAAAATGAAGGGTTGGCTGGCGCAACAGTACTTAGGGGGATCAGTGGATTTGGAAAATCAAGTTATATCCATTCTATGGCAATACTGCAGCTTTCAACAGATTTACCAATAGTAATTGAAGTTGTTGACAGAAAGGAAAAAATTGAAATGATTAAAAACAAATTAAAAGGAAAAATAGAAGGAGGGCTTATAACAGAAGAAAAAGTAAATGTAATTTTTTATAAAAGTAAAGAAGAATAG